One genomic segment of Hordeum vulgare subsp. vulgare chromosome 2H, MorexV3_pseudomolecules_assembly, whole genome shotgun sequence includes these proteins:
- the LOC123430179 gene encoding cysteine proteinase inhibitor 10-like: MATSTAAAVSCLLLLATLSIAAAEIGHPQAPAAAAGAVGGRTEISDVGKNKLVQSLGRFAVAEHNRRLGHGGSGNNGDPVQVQLAFTAVAAAQKQVISGVVYYLKVIARAPAGGGGDRPFDAVVVVKAWAKSKELVSFMPSPK, encoded by the coding sequence ATGGCCACCTCTACCGCAGCCGCCGTCtcctgtctcctcctcctcgccacgcTCTCCATCGCCGCTGCGGAAATAGGGCATCCGCAGGCTCCGGCGGCAGCCGCAGGCGCTGTGGGCGGCCGGACGGAGATCAGTGACGTGGGCAAGAACAAGTTGGTGCAGTCCCTGGGCCGGTTCGCGGTGGCCGAGCACAACCGCCGCCTCGGCCACGGCGGATCAGGCAACAACGGCGACCCCGTCCAGGTCCAGCTCGCGTTCACCGCAGTGGCGGCGGCGCAGAAGCAGGTCATCTCCGGGGTGGTATACTACCTGAAGGTTATCGCCCGGGccccggcgggcggcggcggggatAGGCCGTTCGACGCCGTGGTGGTCGTCAAGGCGTGGGCCAAGTCCAAGGAGCTCGTGTCCTTCATGCCGTCTCCCAAATAA
- the LOC123430178 gene encoding chlorophyll a-b binding protein CP24 10A, chloroplastic-like, whose translation MGWVVSKRWVDFFNPDSQSVKWATPWSRGAKNFANFTGKQGYPDSKFFAPLGLGGETKDGVYMPDIKKPERVKVAEIKHPCLAMLAMLIFYFEAGKGKTSLDALSL comes from the coding sequence ATGGGGTGGGTGGTGTCCAAGCGGTGGGTCGACTTCTTCAACCCGGACTCCCAGTCGGTGAAGTGGGCCACGCCGTGGTCACGCGGAGCCAAGAACTTCGCCAACTTCACTGGCAAGCAAGGGTACCCGGACAGCAAGTTCTTCGCCCCCCTCGGCCTCGGTGGCGAGACCAAGGACGGCGTCTACATGCCCGACATCAAGAAGCCCGAGCGGGTGAAGGTGGCCGAGATCAAGCACCCGTGCCTCGCCATGCTTGCCATGCTCATCTTCTACTTCGAGGCTGGAAAGGGCAAGACCTCGCTCGACGCGCTCAGCCTATAA